CCAGCGCGGCGCAGTCTTCCTGCGAGCGCGTGAGTGTCGTCCATGCTTTGTCGATATAGGTGCGCGTCTTCGCTGGATCGGGCGTGCCCGAGGCAACGGTCGTACTCGCAACGGCGCACGACAGCGCGATGGCCAGCCATCGGAAGTGAAGCGAATGGGCGTGTCGAGTCATGTCTGCTCCCGGGTCGATGCGTGATCGTTGGCGGTCGTCGCGGCGGCGTTCAAGCCCTGCCTTGCCGCCGATCCATGGCGCAAGCCCCGGGCATCGTGCCCGACGTGAAGCATTACTTCGTGGAAAGGCCCATCGCGGCAGGTTCAGCCGCGCCGACGCGATCCGTCTCGCGCTTGAAATAGAACAGCGTCACCAGCACCAGGCACATCGGTACCAGCGAAAAATAGAAAGCGTGGATGCCGCCGAAGCTTGAGAACACGATGGCGGTGATGCGTGAGCCCAGCGTGCCACCCAGCGCGGAGAAAATCACGATGAGGCCGGTCATCGCCGCGTGCGAAGGCTTGGGCAGCGAGCTGAGCGCCACCGAGTTGATGACCGGGTAGATCGGCGCCATCAGCAAGCCAATCAGCGGGATCAGGTACGCCGCGATGGGGGCGTTGAACCAGTTCACGTTCGCGCCGACGTGCACCTCGCGCGCCAGCGGCAGCACCAGCAAGATCAGTGCACCCATGCCGACCACGCACAAGTTCAGCAGCAGATGCCAGGACATGCGGCGCAGCAGTTGCCCCGCAACGATGCGTCCCAGCGCGGTGGCACCGGCGAGGATGCTCGCCATCTGGATGCTCATCGCGTTGGGTAGCTTGAGGATCTCGTTGTTGAAGGTCGGCAGCCAGGTGCTGAAGCTCTGCTCGATCAGCACGTAGAGGAAGGCGGAAAGCAGGAACACGTAAACCAGCGTGCGCATCAACAGGCGATACATGTCACGCATGGCCTGCCCGAGCGAGTGTGCCGTGCCGCCGTGCGCGGCGGATTCGTCCAGCGTGGCGCCCCACAGCAGCGCTATCGTGCCAAAGCACATCGCGGCCAGCACCCAGTAGACGTTGAACCAGGATGGGTTAGCCGGATCCGCGTGATCGATGAACGCACTGAAAAGCCAGCCGCTCGCCAGCACGCCCAGCATGAACAGGCCTTCGATGGTATTGGTGAGTCGGCCGTGTTCGGCCTTGTTGCTGGTGAGCAAGCCAATCGACGAGTAGACGGCCACCTTGGCTAGCGCGAACGACACGCCGATACAGGTGAACAGCAGCTCGGTGGTGTGGAAGCCGGGAAACAGCGGCATGAGCATGCAGGCGCTGCCGACGATGCACAACGACAGCATCATGGCCCGGCGATAGCCCAATTTGGGCAGGAAGGACGCCACCAGAAACGAGGTGATGGCAATCGGCAGGTCTTTAAAGAGTTCGAGCAGGCTTGCCTGCGGCTTGTCGATGCCAAACGTGTGGATGGACTGCAAGATGACCGTGCCCACACTGTTGAGCAGTATCGCGAACACCATGTAAATCGTCGCCAGCGCAACGATCATGCGGTAACGGCCCATCCCCACCTCCCACGTCCGGTTTGCAACCGATCCCCCCCGGAGTTGGTTCCGGGCCGCCGACCCACGTGCGGCCCGGAACCGGGGGGGAACACTACATCAGAACTTATACTTCACCTGGAAATTGACCTCGCGGCCTTCCATTGGGCGGGCCAGGATGACGCCATTGCTGCCCGCAGCCGTACCGAAGATGCGTGAGTTGCTCTCGGTGAGGCCCAGCTGGTTGGTCACGTTGGTGCCCTGCATGCGCAGTTCCCAGTTCTGCTGGATGTTGGCCACCACGCCGAAGTCCAGCGTGTAGTACGTGCCCAACTGCTGCAGGCCCGACTGATCCTGCGTATGCGGACCCACATAGGTGTAGGTCACGAACGCCATGATGTCGCCCCACGAGAATGGGATCTTGTAGCTCGGCGTGAACATATAGCGGTACTTCGGCTGGCGCTGCAGCTGTACGCCGTCGATGAAGGCGCAACCGTTGCCGGCGACCTGGTTCACGTACGGGATACAGGCCGAGTAGTGCGAGTAATGGCCGTCGAGATAGTTGGCCACCAACTGCAACTTCAGGTTGTCGATCGGTGTGACGGCACCGGCCAGGTTGACGCCCTTGGAGTCCGAGCCGTACAGCAGCGGCGTACCCACCGGCACACCTTCGCCGTTGGTCGGCTGGTAGGGCAGGCCGTTGAACTGGCGGTGATAGACGCTGATGTCCGCGTACAGGTACTTGGACTGGTACTTGAAGCCGCCTTCGAAGTTCTGGATCTTCTGCAGCGGCGGCGTATTGCCCGTGGTGTTGCCGCGCAGCGCGTTGTCGAAGTCGCCGAAGTGCGCACCCTTGTTGGCGCGGAAGTACACCGACATGTTGTCGGCCAGCTCGTAGTTCACACCGAACGTCCACGACGTATGCGTCTTGTTGTAGTCGGTGGTGGCGAACGTGCCATTGCAGACCGGCACGGCGTTGTCGTACAGCGTGAGCGGGTTACCGTCCAAGTTGACGTTGGTCAGATTGCACACGCGCAGCGAGGAATCCTGGTTCTCGACGCGCGCCGAGGCGTCGATCAGCCAGCGGTCGATGCGCCAGGAGTCGGACAGGTAGAACGCCTTGTTGGTCGAGCGGCCGCTCTCGGTGATGTTGTACGAGCCGTAGTCCAGCAGGCCCTGGTAGTCGGTGAGCTGGTAGGTCTGGCCGTTCTGCTGGTAGCTGACCTTGATCGGCTTGGCGTTCGGCGTGTTGGTCATCAGCATCTGGTTGCCGAGATTCCACGCGTCGTCGTCGGTGTAGTGCGCCAGATAGAGGCCGGCGGTCAGCGTGTTGCCCTCGAACAGCTCCTTGCTGATGCGGAAATCGTTGTTGATGTTCTTCAGGTGCTTGTGGATGTACCACCAGCCCTGGTGAATTACGCTCTGGTTCGGATCGACCGCACCGCCGCCGTTGACGTACGTTGCCGTGGCGGAGCCGGCCGGCAGCTTGAACCCGCCGAAGTCGGTGCCGAGGTTGTA
This genomic window from Dyella terrae contains:
- a CDS encoding MFS transporter, whose product is MGRYRMIVALATIYMVFAILLNSVGTVILQSIHTFGIDKPQASLLELFKDLPIAITSFLVASFLPKLGYRRAMMLSLCIVGSACMLMPLFPGFHTTELLFTCIGVSFALAKVAVYSSIGLLTSNKAEHGRLTNTIEGLFMLGVLASGWLFSAFIDHADPANPSWFNVYWVLAAMCFGTIALLWGATLDESAAHGGTAHSLGQAMRDMYRLLMRTLVYVFLLSAFLYVLIEQSFSTWLPTFNNEILKLPNAMSIQMASILAGATALGRIVAGQLLRRMSWHLLLNLCVVGMGALILLVLPLAREVHVGANVNWFNAPIAAYLIPLIGLLMAPIYPVINSVALSSLPKPSHAAMTGLIVIFSALGGTLGSRITAIVFSSFGGIHAFYFSLVPMCLVLVTLFYFKRETDRVGAAEPAAMGLSTK
- a CDS encoding TonB-dependent receptor, translated to MNKQGITRQLLAAAIVTALAVSAAQAQDATQAQPAPAAPANQQNNAPAPAQGDQKAAKTLDQVVVTGTSSAGGIRKIDASYSIVSANAEQIREANPKSTADLLKISPGMWPESTGGQTGANIEIAGFPGGGDAPFFTTQMMGSPLYGMPTLSFFETTSIFRLDDTVERAEILQGGPSVVYGDGQMGATANFILKQGTDVPSGSFGVTYSNEGLWRYEGFLGFKIADKWYGSIGGFYRDSDGVRSPGYSADKGGQFTATLSHDMDNGSLVFYARQLNDRNQFITPIPLIQSGSDNFSAYPGFDPLTSTYYSKDIQHVNLPGYPGGGTSANLANGRGAKFSFFGFNFDYDLGDGWNLSDKFLIDGGDVNTNALFSGTNPASLNDELYNLGTDFGGFKLPAGSATATYVNGGGAVDPNQSVIHQGWWYIHKHLKNINNDFRISKELFEGNTLTAGLYLAHYTDDDAWNLGNQMLMTNTPNAKPIKVSYQQNGQTYQLTDYQGLLDYGSYNITESGRSTNKAFYLSDSWRIDRWLIDASARVENQDSSLRVCNLTNVNLDGNPLTLYDNAVPVCNGTFATTDYNKTHTSWTFGVNYELADNMSVYFRANKGAHFGDFDNALRGNTTGNTPPLQKIQNFEGGFKYQSKYLYADISVYHRQFNGLPYQPTNGEGVPVGTPLLYGSDSKGVNLAGAVTPIDNLKLQLVANYLDGHYSHYSACIPYVNQVAGNGCAFIDGVQLQRQPKYRYMFTPSYKIPFSWGDIMAFVTYTYVGPHTQDQSGLQQLGTYYTLDFGVVANIQQNWELRMQGTNVTNQLGLTESNSRIFGTAAGSNGVILARPMEGREVNFQVKYKF